From Candidatus Glassbacteria bacterium:
AGCAAAAATACTCCCGGCTCTAATGCTGATGTTCGCATTAGGCGTGCGCGCCGAGACGGTGCACAAGACCTATTTCGAGAACACGGACTACGAGCTGCATGTCTACGAGATCCACGGCCACGATGCCGGACCCACGATGATGATTATCGGCGGGATCCAGGGCAACGAGCCGGGCGGCTATCTCTCGGCCGACCTGTACGCGGATATCAGCCTGGCCAGGGGCAACCTGATCGTGGTGCCGCGCGCCAATTTCCACGCCATCCTGCTCAACCAGCGCGGACCCAACGGCGACATGAACCGCAAGTTCGCCGACCAGCGCGACCAGGACACCGAGGCCCGGATCGTGACGATCCTCAAGGAGCTGATCAGCCGGAGCGACGTGCTGCTCAACCTTCACGACGGCTCCGGGTTCTACCGCCCGAGCTATGAAGATGATATGCACAACCCGATGCGCTTCGGCCAGTCGATTATCGCCGACGCGGATGTCTACCATGCTCCCATAAGCGGCAAGGTGATCGAGCTGGGACAGATCGCCGAGCGGATCTGCGAGCAGGTGAACGTCTACGTGGAACAGGAGCACTACAAGTTCCGCTTCAACAACCACAACACGGTCAGCAACACCACCAAACACATGGAGCAGCGCCTCAGCGCAACCTACTACTCGCTTACGCGCCACGAGATACCGGCGTTCGGCATCGAGAGCAGCAAGCAGATCCGCTCCAACGAACTCAAGATGCGGCACAAGGCGATGGTGATCAACGCGTTCATGGGCGAGTTCGGGATCGTGCCGGAAAACCCGAAAATCCTGGTGGAAAAACCCAAGCTGAACCATCTGATCGTACTGATCAACGGCAGTGAGCGGGTGGCGGTCAAGGACGGCGAAACGCTGCAGCTCGCTCCCGGCGACCGGGTTGTGATCGAGCATATCGACATGGACAACTACCGCCGGGGGCTGGCCGCGGATATAATCGGCATGGGCCAGCTCAACGATCTCGGCAAGGACTACCAGGTCAATTTCCCGACCCGGATTATCATCCGCAAGGACAGTTTCAAGTGCGCCTCGATAGACATCCGCCTTTCCGGCAGCAAGGTGGTGGCCGGCGCCTCGCGGGTGGCCGAGCTGGCGAGAGAATTCCCGCAACTCGAGTTCCTGACCGTGACTGTCGACGGGGAACGCCGCGAGGTGAGCGACGGGGACACGCTGGAGGTGCGGAAAGGGCAGGTGCTGGTAATCACAGAGGCGGTGATTGACAAGCCGAGCTACGGCAAGAGCCTGGTGGTCAATTTCAAGGGGTTTGTCGGCAACAGGGCCATCAACACCGGCGAGGACCGCGGTTACGAAATCCATACCGACAACGGGATGATGCGCAAGTACAGCCTGGAGGGCAAGGGCAAGGCCTACCCGATCGTAGTCAGCTGCATGGGCCGGGATATCGGCAAGGTGGTAGTGCGCTTTCTCGACCCTCAGGCCTCGGCGCTGGATTGATATATAGCTTACATTTCCTTAAGATAAAGATACCTTAGACCAAAACAATGGGCTCATATTTTCTGTTTTTCTCAACCAAAAAGGGAAAAGTATTTCTTTCTTCTTTTGTGGCCAAAAGCAAAAGCCTTCACCGGGCCGAACTCGCATCAACTCTTAAAGCTATGCAACCTGAATGTATATCAGTTTCTGAAACCGCTGCTTTTGCTTGAGGCCTGAATTGCCGCAAGTGCGGCGGCAATTGAAGGCGCGCCTAACTCTGGTGAGTCTTATGATCTGAAGTGGGATGCTTGGTAAAAAAACCGCTACCCATTGCCTTGGCTCAGACATGCGGCCCGGTTGTTTGCCCCACCCTTCATCCCCAAAAACACAGAGCCGCTACATGAATTTATGATATAAATGGTTCCTTAGTGAAGCCCAAACCTCAAGCGGCCGGAGGCCGCTCCCGCTGCGCCGCATGTCTGAGCCAACTCAGCCACAGCGGATTATTTACCCTTGATCCCACGTCATATCATATGGCCGTCGAGGGTCGGAGTCCTTCGCGAGGTCCGGCGCGGCTTTTTGCGACGGGGCGAGCGCAGGCCCGCACGGCCGGTAGCGCCTGAATCGCCACGATTACATACCCGCCGGGGTATCCTTAATTGGCCCTGCGAGTTCGGCGCAGCAGAGATTTTTGTTTCTTTTCATCGACTGGAAAAGAAAAAAAACAAAGGGAAGCCAATTATTACTCCCCGATTACTTTCACGATCACCCGTTTCTTCCTCCGCCCGTCGAACTCACAGTAGTACACCTGCTGCCACGGCCCCAGGTCCAGACGGCCGTCGGTAACGGGCAGCACCACCTGTTGATGGACCAGGATACTCTTGAGGTGCGCATCCCCGTTGTCCTCACCGGTGCGGTGGTGACGGTAGTCCTTGCCGAACGGCGCCAGGTTTTCCAGCATCTCGTCAATATCGGCGATAATCCCGCTCTCGGCGTCGTTGACCCAGACCCCGGCTGTGATATGCATTGCGCTGACCAGGCACAGCCCCTCGCTCACTCCGCTTTCGGCCACCGCCCCGGCGACATCGTCGGTGATCCGAATATAGTCCCT
This genomic window contains:
- a CDS encoding YjbQ family protein, with the translated sequence MKSHTKYLWFNVDKRRDYIRITDDVAGAVAESGVSEGLCLVSAMHITAGVWVNDAESGIIADIDEMLENLAPFGKDYRHHRTGEDNGDAHLKSILVHQQVVLPVTDGRLDLGPWQQVYYCEFDGRRKKRVIVKVIGE